From Calothrix sp. PCC 6303, a single genomic window includes:
- the ubiE gene encoding bifunctional demethylmenaquinone methyltransferase/2-methoxy-6-polyprenyl-1,4-benzoquinol methylase UbiE, with protein MSNEIQTIFNRIAPVYDQLNDKLSLGQHRVWKEMTVKWSQAKPGDTCIDLCCGSGDLSLRLARYAGQTGKVYGVDFSCQLLEVAKQRAQSQYPQPNIIWEEADVLNLPFPDNQFDAATMGYGLRNVTDIPKALQELHRVLKSGAKAAILDFHRPTNPYLRRFQQWYLGNLVVPAATQMGLKDEYAYISPSLDRFPNGAEQIAIALQVGFASATHYPIANDMMGVLVVSKF; from the coding sequence ATGAGTAACGAAATTCAAACAATTTTTAATCGCATCGCCCCAGTCTACGACCAATTGAACGATAAGCTCAGTTTGGGACAGCATCGGGTTTGGAAAGAAATGACCGTGAAATGGAGCCAAGCCAAACCAGGTGACACTTGTATTGATTTATGCTGCGGTAGCGGTGATTTATCATTACGTTTAGCCAGATATGCGGGACAAACTGGAAAGGTATATGGTGTTGATTTTTCCTGCCAACTCCTAGAAGTTGCCAAACAACGTGCCCAAAGTCAATATCCACAACCAAATATTATTTGGGAAGAAGCAGATGTATTAAATTTACCCTTCCCTGACAACCAATTTGATGCAGCAACTATGGGATATGGATTACGGAATGTGACTGATATCCCCAAAGCGTTGCAAGAATTACACCGCGTCCTCAAAAGTGGGGCAAAAGCGGCAATTTTAGATTTTCATCGTCCAACTAATCCTTACCTGCGTCGCTTCCAACAGTGGTATTTAGGGAATTTAGTTGTTCCAGCGGCTACACAAATGGGTTTGAAAGACGAGTATGCTTATATCAGTCCCAGCTTAGATCGCTTTCCCAACGGTGCAGAACAAATAGCGATCGCATTACAAGTTGGTTTCGCTTCTGCCACACACTACCCGATTGCGAACGATATGATGGGAGTGCTGGTTGTCAGCAAATTTTAG